Within the Catalinimonas niigatensis genome, the region GACATTTTTTTAGGATTTTTGAGTTAACGGCGCAAAGTAAAGAAATTTAGGTTAATAAAGTCAAACTTATTTTTTTGATTCTTTATTTATCCCAAGCGCCAAAAATATTTAAATTGCCCTGAGTTTTTTAGAATTTTGTAAGATACCTTGAATTTGAAACATGTCAACAAGACGCGAACTACAATTAGCCATTCAATATAATCTTGACCTACTTGGTTTAGTTTCGTCTGCTAAAGAATATAAACTCGCATGGTCACTTAACCAGATTCTTGGGCTCAAGTTAGCAAAATCTGAGGATTTAGCCATTAATTTTATAGAAGGTCGCAGTATAATAATTTCAAACTTTACTTTCACTACAAGTCATTGTACTTTTAGATTATTGAAAAATCGTGCATTTTCTGATCATTCTAACGCATTTCTTTTGCCTGAATTAAAGAATATAGACTATTTTCTCCTGATTAAAAATGAAAGTGATACCTTTGAGCTCAATACTTACGTAGATCGTTTGCCGCAAATAGATATTGTGCAATCATTTACCTCTATTAATGTTGAAAACCTTGAAAATAAAGAAAACCTGATTTTTTAGTATGGAAAGTAATATCGTATTCAATAAAACCAAGATTGTAGCCACAGTTGGCCCTGCTTGCAATACCAAAGAAATGCTTATTGAACTGGTGAAGTCTGGAGTAGATGTGTTTAGGCTCAACTTCTCTCATGGCACCCATGAAGGGCATAAAAAGGTGATTCATTTCATTCGTGAAATTAATGAGGAACTGGGCACCAATATATGCATCTTACAAGATTTACAGGGCCCAAAAATCCGTGTCAATAAAA harbors:
- a CDS encoding IPExxxVDY family protein; the protein is MSTRRELQLAIQYNLDLLGLVSSAKEYKLAWSLNQILGLKLAKSEDLAINFIEGRSIIISNFTFTTSHCTFRLLKNRAFSDHSNAFLLPELKNIDYFLLIKNESDTFELNTYVDRLPQIDIVQSFTSINVENLENKENLIF